A DNA window from Methanococcus voltae PS contains the following coding sequences:
- the rbr gene encoding rubrerythrin — protein sequence MELIKYLAMAYAGECQARNRYTFYSKIAIGEGYQQIGDLFLKTAEQELQHAKWMFKMINGLKKPDETYLELSEEVGIPTTFGTTVENLTASIHGEHFENSELYPKIAKIADEEGYPEIADRMRAIIIAEKHHEELYKKLLNLINNAQVFKRDEKTIWACKKCGYLHEGLTPPEECPSCDHPYEYFSKLCEDF from the coding sequence ATGGAACTTATAAAATATTTAGCAATGGCATACGCCGGAGAATGCCAAGCAAGAAATAGATATACGTTTTATTCTAAAATTGCAATTGGTGAAGGTTACCAACAAATAGGGGATTTATTTTTAAAAACTGCAGAACAAGAGTTACAGCATGCTAAATGGATGTTTAAAATGATAAATGGGTTAAAAAAGCCAGATGAAACCTATTTGGAACTTTCCGAAGAAGTAGGGATACCTACAACATTTGGAACTACAGTTGAAAACTTAACTGCTTCAATACACGGAGAACATTTTGAAAACAGTGAGTTATACCCAAAAATTGCTAAAATTGCAGATGAAGAAGGATATCCTGAAATTGCAGATAGGATGAGAGCAATTATTATTGCAGAAAAGCACCACGAAGAATTATATAAAAAGCTTTTAAACCTTATAAATAATGCACAAGTATTCAAAAGAGATGAAAAAACTATTTGGGCATGTAAAAAGTGTGGATACTTACATGAAGGCTTAACACCTCCTGAAGAATGTCCATCATGCGACCACCCATACGAATACTTCTCAAAACTTTGTGAAGACTTCTAA
- a CDS encoding DUF1894 domain-containing protein — protein MASCIDQYHYEILLKGSFKECNDYIRENSKSIVEINPGDEILDGVMIIGVPPIYMGFNDDNVLFPYTKPCYGTHVLRISMDSYMKCAPSIVKKSEEDEKDNEDKNKKQDVNKEIEEDKEVKEEKKGILSKLKFW, from the coding sequence ATGGCATCTTGTATTGACCAATATCACTATGAAATACTTTTAAAAGGTTCTTTTAAGGAATGTAATGATTATATTCGTGAAAATAGTAAATCAATCGTTGAAATAAACCCTGGAGATGAAATATTGGACGGAGTAATGATTATAGGTGTTCCTCCAATATATATGGGCTTTAACGATGATAACGTGCTATTTCCATACACAAAACCTTGCTACGGTACCCATGTCTTAAGGATATCTATGGATAGTTATATGAAATGTGCACCATCGATTGTTAAAAAATCCGAAGAAGATGAAAAAGATAACGAAGATAAAAATAAAAAACAAGACGTAAATAAAGAAATTGAAGAAGATAAAGAAGTTAAAGAAGAAAAAAAAGGAATTCTTTCAAAATTAAAGTTTTGGTAA